In Argiope bruennichi chromosome 4, qqArgBrue1.1, whole genome shotgun sequence, a single window of DNA contains:
- the LOC129965665 gene encoding uncharacterized protein LOC129965665, which yields MKNQYDAALPEQDSEIAEFEAKYLETKVIYQSAIEALNGVAPTVNPTPVGTNFKLPRLNIPSFNGKYTDWLNFKDLYLATVHNNHSLANIQKFQYLIGLLNDEPANIIKHIPISETTYVEAWSKLLSRYDRKNQIVTSVRKFLEQPSVTNPNSVNLGKLADTSDEVIRGLKSLGEKASSKDVWLIHLLLEKVDSETHIYGHKRLAKRNFLHLNPFGSS from the coding sequence ATGAAAAATCAATACGATGCAGCTTTACCTGAACAAGATTCGGAAATTGCCGAATTCGAAGCAAAATATTTGGAAACGAAAGTGATATATCAATCTGCGATTGAGGCATTGAACGGAGTTGCTCCGACTGTTAATCCCACGCCAGTTGGGACGAACTTTAAACTGCCACGTTTAAACATCCCTAGTTTCAACGGTAAATATACCGATTGGctcaattttaaagatttgtatCTTGCAACGGTGCATAATAATCATTCGTTGGCcaatattcagaaatttcaatatttgataggACTTTTAAATGACGAGCCAGCTAATATCATTAAGCATATTCCGATTTCAGAAACAACATATGTCGAGGCGTGGAGTAAATTATTGTCCCGGTACGATCGCAAAAATCAAATAGTTACATCAGTAAGAAAATTCCTAGAACAACCCAGTGTAACAAATCCTAATTCTGTTAATTTAGGTAAACTAGCTGATACTTCTGATGAAGTTATTCGCGGATTAAAATCGCTTGGCGAAAAAGCGTCGTCTAAAGATGTTTggttaattcatttattgttagAAAAGGTAGATTCTGAAACGCACATTTATGGTCACAAAAGATTGGCGAAGAGGAATTTCCTACATTTGAATCCTTTTGGGAGTTCTTAA